One window from the genome of Sphingomicrobium arenosum encodes:
- the pcaF gene encoding 3-oxoadipyl-CoA thiolase: MTDAFICDAIRTPIGRFGGALSSVRADDLAAVPLAALKARNAGVDWAMLDDVIMGCANQAGEDNRNVARMAALLAGLGDTAPGTTVNRLCGSGLDCVSMAARSIKAGEADLIIAGGVESMSRAPFVMPKAESAFSRNSAVYDTTIGWRFVNKRLQAEYGIDSMPETAENVAEQYGVSREDQDAFAHESQVRAARAQESGRLAAEIVGVAIPQRKGDPLLVEVDEHPRLSSVEVLSNLRPIVKPDGTVTAGNASGVNDGAAALIIASEAAVKRHGLTPRARVLGGTVAGVPPRIMGIGPAPASAKLMERLGLHIDDFGVIELNEAFAAQGLAVMRELGLADDAPHVNPNGGAIALGHPLGMSGARLALTAAEELQRSGAEKALATMCIGVGQGIALALERV; the protein is encoded by the coding sequence ATGACCGACGCTTTCATCTGCGATGCCATCCGCACCCCCATCGGCCGTTTCGGTGGGGCGCTGTCGAGCGTGCGCGCCGACGATCTTGCCGCCGTGCCGCTGGCTGCGCTGAAGGCGCGCAATGCGGGTGTCGACTGGGCGATGCTCGACGATGTCATCATGGGCTGCGCCAACCAGGCGGGCGAGGACAATCGCAACGTGGCGCGCATGGCGGCGCTGCTGGCCGGGCTCGGCGACACCGCGCCCGGCACGACCGTCAACCGCCTGTGCGGCTCGGGGCTGGACTGCGTCTCGATGGCCGCGCGGTCGATCAAGGCGGGCGAGGCCGATCTGATCATCGCCGGCGGCGTCGAATCGATGAGCCGTGCGCCCTTCGTCATGCCCAAGGCGGAAAGCGCCTTCTCGCGCAACAGTGCCGTCTATGACACGACCATCGGCTGGCGATTCGTCAACAAGCGGCTACAGGCCGAATATGGCATCGACTCGATGCCCGAGACCGCCGAAAATGTCGCCGAGCAATATGGCGTGAGCCGCGAGGACCAGGACGCCTTCGCGCACGAAAGCCAGGTCCGCGCCGCCCGCGCGCAGGAGAGCGGGCGGCTCGCCGCCGAGATCGTCGGAGTGGCGATCCCGCAACGCAAGGGCGATCCTCTGCTCGTCGAGGTCGACGAACATCCGCGGCTGTCGAGCGTCGAGGTGCTGTCAAACTTGCGCCCCATCGTGAAGCCCGATGGCACCGTCACGGCGGGCAATGCGAGCGGGGTCAATGACGGCGCCGCCGCGCTGATCATTGCCTCGGAAGCCGCCGTGAAGCGGCATGGGCTGACGCCGCGAGCGCGGGTGCTGGGCGGGACGGTGGCAGGCGTGCCGCCGCGCATCATGGGGATCGGCCCGGCACCGGCGAGCGCGAAATTGATGGAGCGGCTCGGGCTGCATATCGACGATTTCGGCGTGATCGAACTCAATGAGGCCTTTGCGGCGCAGGGGCTCGCGGTGATGCGCGAGCTTGGGCTTGCCGACGATGCGCCGCACGTCAATCCCAATGGCGGGGCCATCGCGCTCGGCCATCCGCTCGGCATGAGCGGGGCGCGGCTCGCGCTTACCGCGGCCGAGGAATTGCAGCGCTCGGGTGCCGAAAAGGCGCTCGCCACCATGTGCATCGGCGTGGGGCAGGGCATCGCGCTGGCGCTCGAGCGGGTGTGA
- the paaD gene encoding 1,2-phenylacetyl-CoA epoxidase subunit PaaD codes for MTLDQDAILAVLAQVPDPEIPAVSVLDLGIVRGLEEVGDRVKVIITPTYSGCPATVAIEEAVRAALDANGLRDVVIENRLVPPWSTDMISAEGHAKLKAYGIAPPTRSDEVECPQCGSMNTREISRFGSTPCKAQWQCKDCLEPFDRFKCH; via the coding sequence GTGACCTTGGACCAAGACGCCATCCTCGCGGTGCTGGCGCAGGTGCCCGATCCCGAGATCCCTGCGGTCTCGGTGCTCGACCTCGGCATCGTTCGCGGGCTCGAGGAAGTTGGCGACAGGGTCAAGGTGATCATCACCCCCACATATTCGGGCTGTCCCGCCACCGTCGCTATTGAGGAAGCGGTTCGCGCCGCGCTCGATGCCAACGGTCTTCGCGACGTCGTCATCGAGAACCGTCTCGTGCCGCCCTGGTCGACCGACATGATCAGCGCGGAGGGCCATGCCAAGTTGAAAGCCTATGGCATCGCGCCGCCGACCCGATCCGACGAGGTCGAATGCCCCCAATGCGGTTCGATGAACACGAGGGAAATTAGCCGCTTCGGTTCGACGCCCTGCAAGGCGCAGTGGCAGTGCAAGGACTGTCTCGAGCCCTTCGATCGGTTCAAATGCCACTAG
- a CDS encoding cation:proton antiporter, whose translation MSGPTAFLVAMLAIYTLPWLAWRALGRRSWAPLVVVQIVGGVLAGPALLGAVVPGVHEAVFTPQVLGTLGGIASWAVMLFVFVAGLELDLPDAWAKRRDTGTTAGLALLVPFLLGAGAAMLVMRDPLWMGDNAARWQFLLGIGLACSVTALPILLLFLEKLGILRSPLGQRVLRYASLDDLVVWALLALILVDTEMLGRQAVFAGLFVAATLAARRLFAGLGEKDRAPVALIWLLITALGADWAGLHYMVGAFLAGAVLEAEWFGISVIDEWRDRILTLLMPVFFLSTGLRTRWEMGGLDVVLVAGALLVAAVAGKRLGVMLAGRMLGWREGEARLVGWLLQTKALIMIIFANILLDRGVISSTAFTALLLMTVASTMLAMPMAERALKRTG comes from the coding sequence ATGAGCGGACCGACCGCCTTTCTCGTCGCCATGCTGGCGATCTACACGCTACCGTGGCTGGCGTGGCGGGCGCTGGGACGGCGCAGCTGGGCGCCGCTGGTGGTGGTGCAGATCGTCGGCGGGGTGCTCGCCGGGCCGGCGCTCCTGGGCGCGGTGGTGCCGGGCGTTCATGAGGCGGTCTTCACGCCGCAGGTGCTGGGCACGCTGGGCGGGATCGCCAGCTGGGCGGTGATGCTGTTCGTCTTTGTCGCGGGATTGGAGCTCGACCTGCCCGACGCCTGGGCCAAGCGGCGCGATACGGGCACGACGGCAGGGCTGGCGCTGCTGGTGCCCTTCCTGCTGGGCGCAGGGGCCGCCATGCTGGTCATGCGCGATCCCTTGTGGATGGGGGACAATGCGGCGCGCTGGCAGTTCCTGCTCGGTATCGGGCTGGCCTGCTCGGTCACCGCGCTGCCTATCCTCCTGCTCTTCCTCGAGAAACTCGGGATCCTGCGCTCGCCGCTCGGGCAGCGGGTGTTGCGTTATGCCAGCCTCGACGACCTCGTCGTCTGGGCTCTCCTCGCGCTCATCCTCGTCGATACCGAGATGCTGGGGCGCCAAGCGGTGTTCGCCGGGCTGTTCGTCGCAGCGACGCTGGCGGCGCGGCGGCTGTTCGCCGGCCTTGGCGAGAAGGACCGGGCGCCGGTGGCGCTCATCTGGCTGCTCATCACTGCCTTGGGCGCCGACTGGGCGGGGCTTCACTATATGGTCGGCGCCTTCCTCGCCGGCGCGGTGCTCGAGGCCGAATGGTTCGGCATTTCGGTAATCGATGAATGGCGCGACCGCATCCTGACGCTCCTCATGCCGGTCTTCTTCCTTTCAACGGGTCTCAGGACACGCTGGGAAATGGGCGGTCTCGACGTGGTGCTGGTGGCCGGCGCGCTCCTCGTCGCGGCGGTGGCGGGCAAGCGGCTGGGGGTCATGCTGGCGGGACGGATGCTCGGCTGGCGAGAAGGCGAGGCGCGGCTGGTCGGCTGGCTCCTTCAGACCAAGGCGCTGATCATGATCATCTTCGCCAACATCCTCCTCGATCGCGGCGTGATCAGCTCGACCGCCTTCACCGCGCTCCTCCTGATGACGGTGGCCTCGACGATGCTGGCCATGCCGATGGCTGAGCGGGCCTTGAAGCGGACTGGCTGA
- a CDS encoding chorismate synthase — protein MSVNHFGLLFRLSTWGESHGPAIGGMIDGCPPGLLLDEAHIQAFLDQRRPGTGRNVTPRQEPDRVRLMSGLYEGRTTGTPIAFMIDNVDARSKDYPAPEELAKAPYRPGHADYSYDAKYGFRDPRGGGRASARETAIRVAGGAIARLIIPDVAISARVAAIGGEANSARWEDMLDQARTDGDSLGAMVECVATGVPAGWGAPVYAKLDAALAGAMMSIPAVKGVEIGSGMASAALQGSENADPMRKSEDGRPAFTANHSGGVAGGISTGQDVVVRMAFKPTSSIRTPVPSINRQGEEVDAATRGRHDPCVGIRGAPVAEAMMALVLADHLLLHRAQCGG, from the coding sequence ATGAGCGTCAACCATTTCGGCCTTCTCTTCCGCCTGTCGACCTGGGGCGAGAGCCACGGTCCCGCCATCGGCGGCATGATCGACGGCTGTCCCCCGGGGCTCTTGCTCGATGAAGCGCATATCCAGGCCTTCCTCGACCAGCGTCGCCCCGGCACCGGGCGCAACGTCACCCCGCGGCAGGAACCCGACCGGGTCCGCCTTATGTCCGGGCTCTACGAGGGCCGCACCACCGGCACGCCGATCGCCTTCATGATCGACAATGTCGATGCGCGCTCGAAGGACTATCCGGCCCCCGAAGAGCTGGCCAAGGCGCCCTATCGCCCCGGCCATGCGGATTACAGCTATGACGCCAAATATGGCTTTCGCGACCCCCGCGGCGGCGGGCGCGCGTCGGCGCGCGAAACCGCGATCCGCGTCGCAGGCGGGGCCATCGCCCGGCTGATCATCCCCGATGTCGCCATCTCCGCGAGAGTCGCCGCCATCGGCGGCGAAGCCAATAGTGCCAGATGGGAAGATATGCTCGATCAAGCACGAACCGATGGGGATAGCCTTGGCGCGATGGTCGAATGCGTGGCAACCGGCGTCCCCGCCGGCTGGGGCGCCCCCGTCTATGCCAAACTGGACGCCGCGCTGGCGGGCGCCATGATGTCGATCCCTGCCGTGAAGGGCGTGGAGATCGGCAGCGGCATGGCAAGCGCGGCGCTGCAAGGCAGCGAGAATGCCGATCCCATGCGCAAGAGCGAGGACGGCCGGCCCGCCTTCACCGCCAACCATAGTGGCGGCGTGGCGGGCGGCATTTCCACCGGTCAGGACGTCGTCGTCCGCATGGCGTTCAAGCCGACCAGTTCGATCCGCACCCCCGTCCCCAGCATCAACCGGCAGGGCGAGGAAGTCGACGCCGCGACGCGCGGGCGCCACGACCCCTGCGTCGGCATTCGCGGCGCACCCGTCGCCGAGGCGATGATGGCGCTGGTGCTGGCCGACCATTTGCTTCTCCACCGTGCCCAATGCGGCGGTTGA
- the aroA gene encoding 3-phosphoshikimate 1-carboxyvinyltransferase yields the protein MTPLTAHPSPRFGGETDLPGDKSISHRALILAALASGTSRITGLLDSDDVRATENAVKAFGAHVERDVDGVVHVTGRDWTSPAEPIDCGNSGTSARLLMGAAAGFEGLAASFTGDDSLSSRPMERITQPLRRMGASFEGGDTLPLDLIGARLGGIDFASPVASAQVKSAILLAGLRTQAPVRIVEPRPSRDHTEIMLAQFGVEGGVEEVEEGIAISLGEQRALSATDLSIPGDPSSAAFLWAAAAMIPGAKVTTRGVLVNGTRTGFIEKLEEMGAAVSLDNHVLRSGEPVGDVTVAHDRLEPVHVTPDEVPSMIDEIPMLACVAAMADGESLFEGIGELRVKESDRIGAVAAGLTANGVTAFATEDSLRIIGKGEVMGGRMVSTRHDHRIAMAFLTLGLAAKGAITVDNAEPIATSFPDFTALVRSLGGGISTR from the coding sequence GTGACCCCGTTGACCGCGCATCCCTCGCCCCGCTTCGGCGGCGAGACCGACCTTCCCGGCGACAAGTCGATCAGCCACCGCGCGCTGATCCTCGCCGCGCTCGCCAGCGGCACCAGCCGCATCACCGGCCTTCTCGACAGCGACGACGTGCGCGCCACCGAAAATGCCGTCAAAGCCTTTGGTGCCCATGTCGAGCGCGACGTGGACGGCGTCGTCCACGTTACCGGGCGCGACTGGACCTCGCCCGCCGAGCCGATCGACTGCGGCAACAGCGGCACCAGCGCGCGGCTCCTCATGGGAGCCGCCGCAGGGTTCGAAGGACTTGCCGCCAGCTTCACCGGCGACGACAGCCTGTCCTCGCGCCCGATGGAGCGCATCACCCAGCCGCTCAGGCGCATGGGTGCCAGCTTCGAGGGCGGCGACACGCTGCCGCTCGACCTCATCGGTGCGCGGCTGGGCGGCATCGATTTTGCCAGTCCCGTCGCCTCGGCGCAGGTGAAATCGGCGATCCTCCTCGCGGGCCTTCGCACCCAAGCGCCGGTCCGCATCGTCGAACCGCGCCCCAGCCGCGATCATACCGAGATTATGCTCGCCCAGTTCGGCGTCGAGGGCGGGGTCGAGGAAGTGGAGGAGGGCATCGCCATCTCGCTCGGCGAGCAGCGCGCGCTGAGCGCCACCGACCTCAGCATCCCCGGCGATCCGTCCTCGGCCGCCTTCCTCTGGGCCGCCGCGGCCATGATCCCCGGCGCCAAGGTCACCACGCGCGGCGTCCTCGTCAACGGCACGCGCACCGGCTTTATCGAGAAGCTCGAGGAAATGGGCGCGGCGGTCAGCCTCGACAATCACGTCCTGCGCTCGGGCGAACCGGTCGGCGACGTCACCGTCGCACACGACCGATTGGAGCCCGTGCACGTGACCCCCGACGAGGTCCCCTCGATGATCGACGAAATCCCCATGCTCGCCTGCGTCGCCGCCATGGCCGATGGCGAAAGCCTGTTCGAGGGGATCGGCGAATTGCGCGTCAAGGAAAGCGACCGCATCGGCGCGGTCGCCGCGGGCCTCACCGCCAACGGCGTCACCGCCTTTGCCACAGAGGACAGTTTGCGCATCATCGGCAAGGGCGAGGTCATGGGCGGGCGTATGGTCTCGACCCGCCACGATCATCGCATCGCCATGGCCTTCCTCACCCTCGGCCTCGCCGCCAAGGGGGCGATCACGGTCGACAATGCCGAACCCATCGCCACCAGCTTCCCCGATTTCACCGCGCTCGTGCGGAGCCTCGGCGGCGGGATCTCGACGCGATGA
- a CDS encoding 3-deoxy-7-phosphoheptulonate synthase: MNQHLPLAPADWQPGDWRRAPAAQQPAYADVTALEAVEARLRDAAPVIALAEAQQLAHAIAEVAAGKRFLLQGGDCAENFDDAIGMRVANLARLFDAMAAPIEARTERPVLRVARIAGQFAKPRSAPTETRGAASLPAYRGDIINGQGFSGPERAAEPTRMIQAHIQSVGTAATLAAARHGQPPIYTSHEALLLPYEEALTRRDSDGRWWATSGHFLWLGDRTRQLDGAHVAYLSGIANPIGIKCGPSLDPEALPALLDRLDPGRTPGRITLIVRLGADEVEAKLPPLLAAAGNRGAAWIVDPMHGNTEKVEGRKLRRYDRILAEARAFFRLAREAGIVPGGVHLEMSPDAVTECLGGGGPEGVADLGRAYRTACDPRLNGDQALQLVTDLESSL, translated from the coding sequence ATGAACCAGCACCTCCCCCTTGCCCCCGCCGACTGGCAGCCCGGCGACTGGCGCCGCGCCCCCGCCGCGCAGCAGCCGGCCTATGCGGACGTGACAGCGCTCGAGGCGGTCGAGGCGCGTTTGCGCGATGCCGCCCCCGTCATCGCGCTGGCCGAGGCGCAGCAGCTCGCCCATGCCATCGCCGAGGTCGCCGCGGGCAAGCGCTTCCTCCTCCAGGGCGGCGATTGCGCCGAGAATTTCGACGATGCCATCGGCATGCGCGTCGCCAATCTGGCGCGCCTGTTCGACGCCATGGCTGCGCCCATCGAGGCACGCACGGAGCGCCCCGTCCTGCGCGTGGCACGCATCGCGGGGCAATTCGCCAAGCCGCGCTCGGCCCCGACCGAGACGCGCGGCGCCGCCAGCCTGCCCGCCTATCGCGGCGACATCATCAACGGCCAGGGCTTCTCCGGCCCCGAACGCGCCGCCGAGCCGACGCGCATGATCCAGGCGCATATCCAGTCGGTCGGCACCGCCGCAACGCTCGCCGCCGCGCGCCACGGGCAGCCGCCCATCTACACCAGCCACGAGGCATTGCTGCTGCCCTATGAAGAAGCGCTTACCCGCCGCGATTCGGACGGGCGCTGGTGGGCGACCTCGGGCCATTTCCTCTGGCTTGGTGATCGCACCCGGCAATTGGACGGCGCGCATGTCGCCTATCTGTCGGGTATCGCCAATCCGATCGGCATCAAATGCGGTCCCTCGCTCGACCCCGAGGCGCTGCCCGCGCTGCTCGACCGGCTCGATCCCGGCCGCACGCCCGGACGCATCACGCTCATCGTCCGCCTCGGTGCCGACGAGGTGGAGGCAAAGCTGCCCCCGCTGCTCGCCGCCGCCGGAAATCGCGGCGCGGCGTGGATCGTCGATCCCATGCACGGCAACACCGAAAAGGTCGAAGGCCGCAAATTGCGCCGCTACGACCGCATCCTCGCCGAGGCCCGCGCCTTCTTCCGCCTCGCCCGCGAGGCTGGCATCGTACCCGGCGGGGTGCATCTCGAAATGAGCCCCGATGCCGTGACCGAATGCCTTGGCGGCGGCGGGCCGGAAGGCGTCGCCGATCTTGGCCGGGCCTATCGCACCGCCTGCGACCCTCGCCTCAATGGCGATCAGGCCCTACAACTTGTAACCGATCTGGAAAGTTCGCTGTGA
- a CDS encoding haloalkane dehalogenase: protein MTDILHHDPARFTGLPDYAFADRWQAVDVGGGREARMHYVDEGPRDGPVLLLLHGEPSWSYLYRHMISPLAAAGCRVVAPDLIGFGKSDKLADQGSYSYAAHADWLEQFVAALGLKDIGLFCQDWGGLLGLRMVGMQPERFAFVVASNTFLPVGKGEPSPAFLAWREFAASHPGFEIGRIIQRATVRELSEAEVAAYDAPFPDESHKAGARAFPALVPISEEDSGAVDNVRAWDGLRRFERPFLTLFTDQDPITKGGEQFFQKMVPGAAGQPHRIVEGGGHFCQEDVPEVFVAAMLDLAGRGG from the coding sequence ATGACCGACATCCTGCATCACGATCCGGCGCGATTTACGGGGCTGCCCGACTACGCATTTGCCGACCGTTGGCAGGCGGTAGACGTCGGCGGCGGGCGCGAGGCGCGGATGCATTATGTCGACGAGGGACCGCGCGATGGGCCAGTGCTGCTATTGCTCCATGGCGAGCCGAGCTGGTCCTATCTCTATCGGCACATGATCTCGCCTCTGGCGGCGGCGGGGTGCCGGGTGGTGGCGCCCGACCTCATCGGCTTTGGCAAGTCGGACAAATTGGCGGATCAGGGGTCTTACAGCTACGCCGCGCATGCCGATTGGCTTGAGCAGTTCGTCGCGGCGTTGGGGCTGAAAGACATCGGGCTGTTCTGCCAGGACTGGGGCGGGCTGCTGGGCTTGCGGATGGTGGGAATGCAGCCGGAGCGATTCGCCTTCGTGGTGGCGTCGAACACCTTCCTGCCGGTCGGCAAGGGCGAACCTTCGCCCGCCTTTCTCGCATGGCGCGAATTTGCCGCGAGCCATCCGGGGTTCGAGATCGGGCGGATCATCCAGCGCGCCACGGTGCGCGAATTGAGCGAGGCCGAAGTCGCCGCCTATGACGCGCCTTTCCCCGACGAATCGCACAAGGCGGGCGCGCGGGCCTTTCCGGCGCTGGTGCCGATCAGCGAGGAGGATTCGGGCGCGGTCGACAATGTGCGCGCCTGGGACGGGCTGCGGCGGTTCGAGCGGCCGTTCCTGACGCTGTTCACCGATCAGGATCCGATCACCAAGGGCGGCGAGCAGTTTTTTCAGAAGATGGTGCCGGGCGCGGCGGGGCAGCCGCACCGCATCGTCGAGGGCGGCGGACATTTCTGCCAGGAGGATGTCCCCGAGGTCTTCGTCGCGGCGATGCTGGACCTCGCAGGGCGCGGCGGTTGA
- a CDS encoding choice-of-anchor tandem repeat GloVer-containing protein yields MGVDLKLVSCLAILFGLSGCGGGGTSKPVPPPTQGPAPAPSPAPAPDPQPEQMAIEFYDPRLDSENRQLGLYTPLLGLDDGYVYGMATRGGAGGCYMNSDCGMIFRMDREGNVERLHRFSGADGFYGRDHGHLIEGSDGALYGTTLFGGADDRGVVFRITSAGSYTVLHEFKGGGDEGQPIGSLVEHSDGYLYGTTNFGPNICDSHPEGSVRCGTIYRVSKDGEYQVVHAFGRDSDPMAATKPNGTLVEGPDGALYGTARGGKLDCRDINAQDGSECGTIFRYDPKAGFETVYHFGDPQTQGTMPRGPLIVASDGYMYGTTPFGASVACRTLGCGTVYKFSTDGRVEFIHRFILDDNGELDHTLGYTPGEHLVEGADGYLYGATVSGGFYRTSDNGTIFRLSKTGEHDVLHSFGPHDTSTLRRPVSGLMRAPDGGLWGTFDAGDNIIFRVQEPSS; encoded by the coding sequence ATGGGTGTCGATTTGAAGCTGGTTTCGTGTTTGGCGATCCTTTTCGGCCTTTCGGGTTGTGGTGGTGGCGGTACTTCCAAGCCGGTGCCACCCCCAACGCAAGGGCCCGCCCCGGCTCCCTCCCCTGCTCCCGCTCCCGATCCTCAACCGGAGCAGATGGCGATCGAATTCTATGATCCGAGGTTGGATTCGGAAAACCGGCAGTTGGGTCTATACACACCTTTGCTCGGTCTCGACGACGGATACGTCTACGGCATGGCGACTCGCGGCGGCGCGGGTGGCTGCTATATGAACAGCGACTGCGGTATGATCTTTCGGATGGATCGTGAAGGCAATGTCGAGCGACTGCACCGCTTTTCTGGCGCGGACGGTTTTTATGGGCGCGATCACGGGCATCTGATCGAAGGCAGCGATGGCGCGCTTTATGGCACCACGTTATTCGGTGGGGCAGATGATCGCGGGGTCGTCTTCCGCATTACATCGGCGGGTAGCTACACCGTATTGCATGAATTCAAGGGCGGCGGCGACGAGGGGCAACCCATCGGTTCGCTGGTCGAACATAGCGACGGCTATCTTTATGGCACAACGAATTTCGGTCCTAACATCTGCGACAGCCATCCCGAAGGGTCGGTGAGGTGCGGGACGATCTATCGCGTGTCAAAGGATGGCGAATATCAGGTCGTGCATGCCTTCGGACGCGATTCCGATCCCATGGCTGCGACCAAACCCAACGGAACGCTCGTCGAAGGACCCGATGGTGCGTTGTATGGTACAGCCAGGGGGGGCAAACTCGATTGTCGCGACATCAATGCCCAGGACGGGAGCGAATGCGGAACGATCTTCCGTTATGACCCGAAGGCTGGATTTGAGACAGTCTATCACTTTGGCGACCCGCAAACCCAAGGGACGATGCCACGAGGGCCTCTTATAGTCGCTAGCGACGGCTATATGTACGGCACGACACCATTTGGCGCTTCCGTAGCGTGTCGGACACTTGGTTGCGGGACAGTCTACAAATTCTCAACCGATGGGCGAGTGGAATTCATTCACCGTTTCATTCTCGACGACAATGGCGAACTAGATCATACGTTGGGTTATACGCCTGGAGAGCATCTCGTCGAAGGTGCCGATGGATATCTATATGGCGCGACGGTTAGCGGAGGCTTTTATAGGACGTCCGACAACGGCACGATTTTCCGCCTTTCGAAAACTGGAGAACATGACGTCCTTCATTCTTTCGGCCCCCATGATACATCAACGCTTCGCCGACCGGTCTCCGGTCTTATGCGAGCACCAGATGGCGGACTTTGGGGTACGTTCGATGCAGGTGACAACATCATCTTCCGCGTCCAGGAACCCAGCAGTTGA
- a CDS encoding metallopeptidase family protein: protein MTRSFGIAPTGADMEEMARAAFARLPEAFTQHLGDVVILVEDFADEATLRAMGIEEPYELTGLYEGLPMTERSIEHSGTLPDKVRLFRLPILLEWMERGDETLEHLVAHVLIHEIGHHFGFSDEEMHALEDMV from the coding sequence ATGACCCGGAGCTTCGGCATCGCGCCCACGGGGGCGGACATGGAAGAGATGGCCCGCGCCGCCTTCGCGCGGCTGCCCGAGGCGTTCACGCAGCATCTCGGCGATGTCGTCATTCTGGTCGAGGATTTCGCCGACGAGGCGACCTTGCGCGCGATGGGGATCGAGGAGCCCTATGAGCTGACCGGCCTCTACGAAGGCCTGCCGATGACCGAGCGGTCGATCGAGCATTCGGGAACGCTGCCCGACAAGGTGCGGCTGTTCCGCCTGCCGATCCTGCTCGAATGGATGGAGCGCGGCGACGAGACACTGGAGCATCTCGTCGCCCATGTGCTGATCCACGAGATCGGGCACCATTTCGGCTTTTCCGACGAGGAAATGCACGCGCTGGAGGACATGGTTTGA
- the ccmA gene encoding heme ABC exporter ATP-binding protein CcmA, with the protein MIPHLRFEGVTCRRGGRVLFEALSFELAPGEAMLLTGPNGVGKSSLLRVAAGLLAPAEGRVVSRLLALADDRLALERDKPLGEALGFWARLNGAEARLGEAMDAMALGDLADVPVAYLSTGQKRRAGLARVAASGASLWLLDEPADGLDTASKERLAALIAHHRAMGGAVLAASHQPLGDDWRGHEIRP; encoded by the coding sequence TTGATCCCGCACCTGCGCTTCGAAGGCGTGACCTGTCGGCGCGGCGGGCGGGTGCTGTTCGAGGCGTTGAGCTTCGAACTGGCGCCCGGGGAGGCGATGCTGCTTACAGGCCCCAATGGGGTGGGCAAATCCTCGCTCCTCCGGGTGGCGGCGGGGCTGCTCGCGCCTGCCGAGGGCCGCGTGGTGAGCCGCTTATTGGCGCTGGCCGACGACCGACTGGCGCTGGAGCGCGACAAGCCGCTGGGCGAGGCGCTGGGGTTCTGGGCGCGGCTCAATGGCGCGGAGGCGCGGCTTGGCGAGGCGATGGACGCAATGGCGCTTGGCGATCTGGCCGATGTGCCGGTGGCTTATCTGTCGACCGGGCAGAAGCGGCGCGCTGGCCTTGCGCGGGTGGCGGCGTCGGGGGCGAGCCTGTGGCTCCTCGACGAGCCCGCCGATGGGTTGGACACCGCCTCGAAAGAGCGGCTGGCCGCGCTGATCGCGCACCATCGCGCAATGGGCGGGGCGGTGCTGGCGGCGAGCCACCAGCCGCTGGGCGATGACTGGCGCGGCCACGAGATTCGGCCATGA
- a CDS encoding heme exporter protein CcmB, with product MGALIGRELRRAWSGGAGLALVFFLLVATLVPFATGPDGALLNAIGAGMVWLAALLAALLPIDRLVAPDLADGTVDQLRLRGASTEWIALSKLIAHWLSFGPPLMLALLPASALLGLEESSLPRIALTLLIGTPALAGLGLMAAALIAGLPRAGSLAGLLVLPLGVPVLIFGTGAAEGQPGALALLGAVSLLLTGASPFVAGFAIREASR from the coding sequence ATGGGGGCGCTGATCGGGCGCGAATTGCGCCGCGCGTGGAGCGGCGGCGCGGGGCTGGCGCTGGTGTTCTTCCTGCTGGTCGCGACGCTCGTGCCCTTTGCGACGGGGCCTGACGGGGCGCTCCTCAATGCTATCGGCGCGGGGATGGTGTGGCTTGCCGCGCTGCTCGCCGCGCTCTTGCCGATCGACCGGTTGGTGGCCCCTGACCTGGCTGACGGGACCGTGGACCAGCTGCGGCTACGCGGCGCGTCGACCGAATGGATCGCGCTCTCAAAGCTGATCGCGCATTGGCTCAGTTTCGGGCCGCCGCTGATGCTCGCGCTGCTGCCCGCAAGCGCGCTGCTGGGGCTCGAGGAATCGAGCCTGCCGCGCATCGCGCTGACGCTGCTGATCGGCACGCCCGCGCTGGCGGGGCTGGGGCTGATGGCGGCAGCATTGATCGCGGGGCTGCCGAGGGCGGGCTCGCTGGCCGGGCTGCTGGTGCTGCCGCTGGGCGTGCCGGTGCTGATCTTCGGCACGGGCGCGGCCGAGGGTCAGCCGGGGGCGCTGGCGCTTCTGGGCGCGGTGTCGCTGCTGCTGACGGGGGCGAGCCCCTTCGTCGCCGGGTTCGCGATCCGCGAAGCTAGTCGTTGA